Proteins encoded together in one Orbaceae bacterium lpD01 window:
- the murG gene encoding undecaprenyldiphospho-muramoylpentapeptide beta-N-acetylglucosaminyltransferase, translated as MSEQSENSILQSKKLLVMAGGTGGHVFPALAVAQLLIKQGWQVRWLGTADRMEAQLVPQYGIEIDFIKISGLRGKGLKALLMAPINIFKAVCQARKMIKAYNPDVVLGMGGYVSGPGGLAARLCGVPIVLHEQNGIAGLTNKWLAKFATKVLQAFPSAFKDAQVVGNPVRSDVIALPQPAVRFRDREGPIRVLVMGGSQGAQVLNTVMPTVFTQLSNQIVIWHQTGKGAQQKVLAAYAQADLMGSQVTEFIDDVAGAYGWADVIVCRSGALTVSEIEAAGVAAIFVPFMHKDRQQYWNAMPLQDAKAAEIIEQPDFTVEKVVNLLQKWDRDILLSMAEKARALAIIDATERVADVIKQVTKQVAK; from the coding sequence ATGTCTGAGCAATCAGAGAATTCTATTTTGCAGTCGAAAAAATTATTGGTCATGGCAGGCGGCACCGGCGGTCATGTTTTTCCGGCACTGGCGGTGGCGCAGCTGCTGATTAAACAGGGCTGGCAGGTTCGCTGGTTAGGTACGGCTGATCGTATGGAGGCGCAATTAGTCCCTCAGTACGGTATTGAGATTGATTTCATTAAAATATCGGGATTAAGAGGCAAAGGTCTAAAAGCGCTATTAATGGCACCAATCAATATCTTTAAAGCGGTTTGTCAGGCGCGAAAAATGATTAAGGCCTATAACCCTGACGTGGTACTGGGAATGGGCGGTTATGTTTCTGGTCCTGGCGGTCTGGCCGCTAGGCTGTGTGGCGTGCCGATCGTTTTACATGAACAAAATGGTATTGCCGGTTTAACTAATAAATGGCTCGCTAAATTTGCAACCAAAGTATTACAAGCGTTTCCCTCGGCCTTCAAAGATGCGCAAGTAGTCGGTAACCCAGTTAGATCTGATGTAATTGCTTTACCTCAGCCGGCAGTGCGTTTTCGTGATAGAGAAGGCCCAATTCGCGTGCTGGTGATGGGTGGAAGTCAGGGCGCTCAAGTACTGAATACCGTGATGCCGACAGTCTTTACCCAGTTATCCAATCAGATCGTCATTTGGCATCAAACCGGTAAAGGGGCGCAGCAGAAAGTCTTAGCGGCCTATGCGCAGGCTGACCTAATGGGTAGCCAAGTCACCGAGTTTATTGATGATGTAGCGGGCGCTTATGGCTGGGCCGATGTGATTGTTTGTCGTAGTGGTGCTCTAACGGTGAGTGAAATTGAAGCTGCCGGCGTTGCGGCGATTTTTGTCCCTTTTATGCATAAAGACCGTCAGCAATATTGGAATGCGATGCCACTACAAGATGCCAAAGCGGCAGAAATTATTGAACAACCTGATTTCACGGTTGAAAAAGTGGTCAATTTATTACAAAAATGGGATCGCGATATCCTATTAAGTATGGCTGAGAAAGCGCGTGCTTTAGCCATTATCGACGCAACTGAGCGAGTTGCTGACGTAATTAAACAAGTCACTAAACAAGTCGCTAAATAA
- the murC gene encoding UDP-N-acetylmuramate--L-alanine ligase yields MKRVKHIHFVGIGGAGMGGIAEVLVNEGYMISGSDIADNTVIDHLRSLGIIVTIGHHADNIVGASVVVISSAIPDENEEVVAAREARIPVIQRAEMLAELMRFRYGIAVAGTHGKTTTTAMVTSIYAEANLDPTFVNGGLVKAAGTHARLGSSRYFIAEADESDASFLHLQPMVSIVTNIEADHMDTYQGNIENLKRTFINFLRNLPFYGLAIMCIDDNINRDLLPIVGRKIITYGFSDDADVRISDFYQEKSTSFFTVHRPALQPLKVELNAPGRHNALNATAAIVAATEDGIEDDFILAALAKFAGTGRRFDFMGNYVHPEGGDVMLVDDYGHHPSEVDVTIKAARDGWPERRLVMLFQPHRYSRTRDLYDDFANVLSQVDALIMLDVYPAGEKPIAGADSRSLCRTIRNRGKVDPIYVSSLDKIPQVLSEILRGGDLLLTQGAGSVGRVARHLAEIKLFSE; encoded by the coding sequence ATGAAAAGAGTTAAACATATTCATTTCGTTGGGATTGGTGGCGCCGGTATGGGCGGTATTGCCGAAGTATTAGTTAATGAGGGCTATATGATCAGCGGTTCGGATATTGCCGATAATACCGTGATAGACCATTTACGTTCACTGGGCATCATCGTGACGATTGGCCACCACGCCGACAATATTGTTGGTGCGAGTGTGGTGGTGATATCCAGCGCCATTCCTGATGAGAATGAAGAAGTGGTTGCTGCCAGAGAGGCCCGTATTCCGGTTATTCAGCGCGCTGAGATGTTAGCAGAATTAATGCGTTTTCGTTATGGTATTGCTGTTGCAGGAACCCATGGCAAAACCACAACCACCGCGATGGTCACGTCCATTTATGCGGAAGCGAATTTAGATCCAACTTTTGTCAATGGTGGCCTGGTCAAAGCTGCCGGTACGCATGCCAGATTAGGCAGTAGCCGATATTTTATCGCCGAAGCAGATGAGAGTGATGCCTCATTCTTACATTTGCAGCCGATGGTGTCGATTGTCACCAATATCGAAGCCGATCATATGGACACCTATCAAGGTAATATTGAGAATTTAAAGCGAACTTTTATTAATTTCTTACGCAACTTACCTTTTTATGGTCTAGCCATAATGTGTATTGATGATAATATCAACCGCGATTTATTACCGATCGTTGGCCGTAAGATTATCACTTACGGTTTTAGTGATGATGCTGATGTAAGAATCAGCGATTTCTATCAAGAGAAATCGACCAGTTTCTTTACTGTGCATCGACCAGCGCTGCAACCTTTAAAGGTTGAGCTCAATGCACCTGGCCGTCATAATGCCCTAAATGCGACAGCCGCGATTGTTGCTGCCACAGAAGATGGCATTGAAGATGATTTTATTTTAGCTGCTTTAGCTAAATTTGCCGGTACAGGCCGCCGCTTTGATTTTATGGGTAACTATGTCCATCCAGAGGGTGGTGATGTGATGTTAGTTGATGACTATGGCCATCATCCCAGTGAAGTTGATGTCACCATCAAGGCGGCCAGAGATGGCTGGCCTGAGCGCCGGTTAGTGATGCTGTTTCAGCCGCATCGTTATAGCCGCACCCGCGATTTGTATGATGATTTCGCAAATGTGTTATCTCAGGTCGATGCCTTAATTATGTTAGATGTCTATCCGGCGGGTGAAAAACCGATTGCTGGTGCAGATAGTCGTTCGCTTTGCCGAACCATTCGTAATCGTGGTAAAGTTGATCCCATTTATGTGTCAAGTCTGGATAAAATACCGCAGGTGTTATCTGAAATTTTACGTGGTGGAGATTTATTGTTAACGCAAGGGGCAGGTAGCGTCGGACGCGTTGCGCGTCACCTTGCGGAAATTAAGCTTTTTTCTGAGTAG
- a CDS encoding D-alanine--D-alanine ligase, which yields MSDKVAVLLGGTSAERDVSLNSGKTVLEALIASGINAVGIDPKNYALTQLKEDGFTRVFISLHGRGGEDGIVQGLLEYLDLPYTGSDVLSSALTMDKLKTKQVWQSSGLPVTDYVVVTKHCVVAVDDIISKVGLPLIVKPIHEGSSVGMSKVFEAAALMPALNEAFKFDDTVLVETCLTGPEFTVGIVGEQVLPSVRIVPQTAFYDYQAKYDSDETRYFCPGGLSQTQEDALKALALKAYQAVGCSGWGRVDIMLDGDGNPYLLEVNTAPGMTSHSLVPMAAKQHGWPINELVCRILALAD from the coding sequence ATGTCAGACAAAGTCGCAGTATTATTAGGTGGCACTTCAGCTGAGCGTGATGTGTCACTAAACTCGGGTAAAACCGTATTAGAAGCGTTAATTGCCAGTGGCATTAATGCGGTGGGTATCGATCCAAAAAATTATGCATTGACCCAATTAAAAGAAGATGGATTTACCCGTGTTTTTATCAGTTTACATGGACGCGGTGGTGAAGATGGTATTGTGCAGGGATTACTCGAATATTTAGATCTCCCTTATACCGGTAGTGATGTGCTCTCCTCGGCGTTAACCATGGATAAACTGAAAACCAAACAAGTTTGGCAATCATCAGGATTACCGGTCACCGATTATGTGGTTGTCACCAAGCACTGCGTAGTGGCTGTCGATGATATCATCAGCAAAGTGGGATTACCGCTGATTGTTAAACCGATTCATGAAGGTTCAAGCGTCGGTATGAGTAAGGTTTTTGAGGCCGCTGCGCTGATGCCAGCGCTCAATGAAGCGTTTAAATTTGATGATACGGTGTTAGTGGAAACCTGTTTAACCGGCCCTGAGTTTACGGTCGGTATTGTCGGCGAGCAGGTGTTACCGTCAGTGCGGATTGTGCCGCAAACAGCTTTTTATGATTATCAAGCAAAATATGATTCAGATGAAACCCGTTATTTTTGTCCGGGCGGCTTATCTCAAACGCAAGAAGATGCTTTAAAAGCGCTAGCTTTGAAAGCTTATCAGGCCGTAGGCTGTTCAGGCTGGGGACGTGTGGATATCATGCTCGATGGTGATGGCAATCCTTATTTACTCGAAGTCAATACCGCGCCTGGTATGACTAGCCATAGTCTGGTTCCGATGGCGGCAAAACAGCATGGCTGGCCTATTAATGAGTTGGTTTGCCGCATTTTAGCGCTGGCTGATTAA
- a CDS encoding FtsQ-type POTRA domain-containing protein codes for MKKVRQAAPKKVINKKKRRWLFQSTEQIVGFFFFLFVIATTVWVVDSLVRWLDNPEQAVLSQLTITGDRQFTRDQDIREAILSLGLPDTFVGQDVDVIQQEVLRLPWIKQVSVRKQWPDKLIVNILEYHPIAHWNDAFLLDEQGTVFSLPPDRLSQQDLPLLYGPENKEPSVLEMYQHFSTLMAQMRNDQDQVKLVMTSISVNERYSWSAKIKPCIKTTNKEQGLLCMDNQNIDIIIGRKKLDDRLKRFMMIYPEIQAQTTADERIHIVDLRYDNGAAVERSTVINK; via the coding sequence ATGAAAAAAGTACGTCAGGCCGCACCGAAAAAGGTGATTAACAAGAAAAAGCGTCGCTGGCTGTTTCAGAGTACTGAACAGATTGTCGGTTTTTTCTTTTTCCTGTTTGTCATCGCAACGACAGTCTGGGTTGTTGATAGCTTAGTGCGTTGGTTAGATAATCCTGAGCAAGCGGTGTTGTCACAGCTAACGATTACCGGCGATCGCCAGTTTACCCGTGATCAGGATATTCGCGAGGCAATATTATCGTTAGGGTTGCCGGATACTTTTGTTGGACAAGATGTTGATGTTATTCAGCAAGAAGTGTTAAGGTTACCCTGGATTAAACAGGTGAGTGTACGAAAGCAGTGGCCGGATAAACTGATTGTGAATATACTCGAGTACCATCCGATCGCCCACTGGAACGACGCTTTTTTATTGGATGAACAAGGAACGGTATTTAGTTTACCGCCTGATCGGCTCTCACAACAGGATTTGCCTTTACTCTATGGCCCTGAAAATAAAGAGCCGAGTGTGCTTGAGATGTATCAACATTTTTCAACTTTAATGGCACAAATGCGTAACGACCAGGACCAAGTTAAACTGGTGATGACCTCGATTAGCGTGAACGAGCGTTATTCATGGTCGGCTAAAATAAAACCTTGTATAAAAACAACGAATAAAGAACAGGGTTTGCTTTGTATGGATAATCAAAATATCGATATTATAATCGGCAGAAAAAAACTTGATGACCGTTTAAAACGCTTTATGATGATATATCCAGAAATTCAGGCACAAACCACCGCGGATGAGCGTATTCATATTGTTGATTTGCGTTATGATAATGGCGCGGCAGTAGAACGATCAACAGTGATTAATAAATAA
- the ftsA gene encoding cell division protein FtsA: MKLTERKLVVGLEVGTSKVLALVGEILPDGIVNVIGVGHCPSKGVDKGGVNDLESVVKSIQRAVDQAELMADCQISSVYLSLSGKHIRCQNEIGMVPISDEEVTQDDVDNVIHTAKSVRVLDEHRILHVIPQEYSIDLQEGIKNPIGLSGVRMKAKVHLITCHNDMAKNIVKAVERCHLKVDQLIFSGLASSYAVLTEDEKELGACVVDIGGGTMDISVYTGGALRHSAVIPYAGNVVTSDIAYAFGTPPMDAENIKIRYGCAIGALVGKDDFIDVPSVGGRPSRRLQQQTLADVIEPRYTELLNLVNKEIHTLQEILKQQNVKHQLAAGIVLTGGSAQIKGLVECAERVFQTQVRVGEPLNISGLTDYVQKPYCSTAVGLLHYGKTRILADDSEGKNKKSVTGIFKRATGWFKKEF; this comes from the coding sequence ATGAAGTTAACAGAAAGGAAGCTCGTCGTAGGACTCGAAGTCGGCACGTCAAAAGTATTGGCGTTAGTCGGTGAAATTTTACCGGATGGTATTGTTAATGTCATTGGTGTTGGCCACTGTCCATCAAAAGGTGTCGATAAAGGCGGCGTGAATGATTTAGAATCGGTGGTCAAATCGATTCAGCGTGCCGTTGATCAGGCTGAATTAATGGCTGATTGTCAAATTTCATCGGTCTATTTGTCACTGTCAGGCAAACATATTCGTTGCCAAAATGAGATTGGTATGGTGCCGATTTCTGACGAAGAAGTGACGCAAGATGATGTCGACAATGTGATTCATACCGCAAAATCGGTCAGAGTATTAGATGAACATCGGATTTTACACGTGATACCGCAAGAGTACTCGATTGATTTACAAGAGGGCATTAAAAACCCGATTGGTTTATCTGGGGTCAGAATGAAAGCTAAAGTGCATCTGATTACCTGTCACAATGATATGGCTAAAAATATCGTTAAAGCTGTCGAACGTTGTCATTTAAAAGTCGATCAGTTGATCTTTTCTGGTTTAGCCTCGAGTTATGCGGTATTAACCGAAGATGAAAAAGAGCTCGGTGCCTGTGTGGTTGATATCGGTGGGGGAACTATGGATATCTCGGTCTATACCGGCGGTGCTTTACGTCATTCGGCCGTGATTCCTTATGCAGGTAATGTGGTGACCAGCGATATTGCTTATGCTTTTGGTACGCCACCAATGGATGCGGAAAATATCAAAATTCGTTATGGCTGTGCGATCGGTGCTTTAGTCGGTAAAGATGATTTCATTGATGTACCAAGTGTTGGTGGTCGTCCGTCAAGACGACTACAGCAACAAACCTTAGCTGATGTGATTGAACCGCGCTATACCGAATTATTGAATCTGGTCAATAAAGAGATTCATACCTTACAAGAGATACTGAAACAACAAAATGTCAAACATCAGCTGGCTGCCGGTATTGTATTAACCGGTGGATCAGCACAAATTAAAGGTTTAGTGGAGTGTGCTGAGCGCGTTTTCCAGACACAAGTTCGTGTTGGTGAACCGCTGAACATCTCAGGCTTAACTGATTATGTGCAAAAACCTTACTGCTCAACAGCGGTCGGGCTTTTACATTACGGTAAAACCAGAATTTTAGCCGATGATTCCGAAGGCAAAAATAAAAAGTCAGTGACAGGAATTTTTAAGCGCGCAACAGGCTGGTTTAAAAAAGAATTTTAA
- the ftsZ gene encoding cell division protein FtsZ, producing the protein MFEPMVATNEPVIKVIGVGGGGGNAVEYMVVEHIEGVEFFAANTDAQALRKSKVGQTIQIGSSITKGLGAGANPEVGRTSAEEDRESIRNALEGADMVFIAAGMGGGTGTGAAPVVAEIAKELGILTVAVVTKPFSFEGKKRMAFAEQGIAELAQHVDSLITIPNDKLLKVLGRGVTLLNAFSAANGVLMGAVQGIAELITRPGLINVDFADVRTVMSEMGYAMMGSGKATGDNRAEEAAEMAISSPLLEDIDLSGARGVLVNVSAGLDLSLEEFETVGNTVKAFASDNATVVIGTTLDPEMSDEIRVTVVATGVGMDKRPDVKVVSSLASRTAAPVESPRYQPAVAATTPVHQEVRPAQVVNDQPAAAPVSKEDYLDIPAFLRKQAD; encoded by the coding sequence ATGTTTGAACCTATGGTAGCAACTAACGAACCGGTAATTAAAGTTATCGGCGTCGGTGGTGGTGGCGGAAATGCGGTTGAGTATATGGTAGTTGAGCACATTGAAGGTGTTGAATTCTTTGCTGCCAATACTGATGCTCAAGCATTAAGAAAATCAAAGGTAGGTCAAACCATTCAGATTGGTAGTAGTATTACTAAAGGTTTAGGTGCAGGAGCGAATCCTGAAGTTGGTCGTACTTCAGCAGAAGAAGACAGAGAAAGTATTCGTAATGCACTTGAAGGTGCTGATATGGTCTTTATCGCCGCCGGTATGGGTGGCGGAACCGGAACAGGTGCGGCGCCTGTTGTGGCTGAAATTGCAAAAGAGTTAGGTATCTTAACGGTGGCCGTTGTGACTAAACCGTTTAGTTTTGAAGGTAAAAAGCGAATGGCTTTTGCCGAGCAAGGTATTGCTGAACTTGCCCAGCATGTTGACTCATTAATTACCATCCCAAATGATAAACTACTCAAAGTATTGGGCCGTGGCGTGACGTTATTAAATGCGTTCTCAGCTGCCAATGGTGTCTTAATGGGCGCAGTACAAGGGATTGCAGAATTGATTACCCGTCCAGGTTTAATCAATGTGGACTTTGCCGATGTGCGTACCGTGATGTCAGAGATGGGTTATGCCATGATGGGATCGGGTAAAGCAACGGGTGATAATCGTGCTGAAGAAGCCGCTGAGATGGCGATTTCTAGTCCATTACTAGAAGATATTGATCTTTCTGGTGCCAGAGGCGTGTTAGTCAACGTGAGTGCTGGTTTAGATTTAAGCTTAGAAGAGTTTGAAACTGTCGGTAATACCGTCAAAGCGTTTGCATCTGATAATGCGACGGTTGTGATTGGTACAACGCTGGATCCGGAAATGTCTGATGAAATTCGGGTCACTGTTGTCGCGACGGGTGTGGGTATGGATAAACGTCCTGATGTGAAAGTGGTCTCTTCATTAGCTTCGCGTACAGCGGCACCTGTTGAGTCGCCACGTTATCAGCCGGCTGTTGCGGCGACAACGCCAGTCCATCAAGAAGTGAGACCTGCACAAGTGGTTAATGATCAACCTGCTGCTGCGCCAGTGAGTAAAGAAGATTATTTAGATATTCCTGCCTTTTTACGTAAACAGGCAGATTAA
- the lpxC gene encoding UDP-3-O-acyl-N-acetylglucosamine deacetylase produces the protein MVKQRTLKRTIQTTGVGLHTGKKVTLILRPVAENTGVIYRRTDLNPPVDFPVDAKSVRDTMLCTCLVNEANVRISTVEHINAALAALGIDNIIIEVDAPEIPIMDGSASPFIYLLLDAGIEELNAPKKFIRVKETIRVEKDDKWAEIKPYNGFKLDFTIDFNHPAIDASSQRYQLDFSADAFMREISRARTFGFMRDIEYLQSQGLCLGGSLDCAIVVDDYRVLNEDGLRFEDEFVRHKMLDTIGDLYMCGHNIIGEVTAYKSGHALNNQLLQALLANQHAWEFVTFEDEQSVPLALGTKSLVHA, from the coding sequence ATGGTAAAACAAAGAACACTAAAACGTACGATACAGACAACGGGTGTTGGTTTACATACAGGTAAAAAAGTGACGCTTATTTTAAGACCTGTGGCAGAAAATACCGGAGTTATTTATCGTCGTACGGACCTCAATCCGCCGGTAGATTTTCCTGTTGATGCCAAATCAGTTCGCGATACGATGCTCTGTACTTGTCTGGTGAATGAAGCTAACGTACGTATTTCAACCGTTGAACATATCAATGCGGCTTTAGCGGCACTGGGTATCGATAATATTATTATCGAAGTTGATGCGCCAGAGATTCCGATTATGGATGGTAGTGCGAGTCCATTTATCTATTTACTGCTTGATGCCGGCATTGAAGAGCTCAATGCGCCGAAAAAATTTATTCGTGTCAAAGAGACGATCCGTGTTGAAAAAGACGACAAATGGGCGGAGATTAAGCCTTACAACGGATTTAAACTTGATTTCACGATTGATTTTAATCATCCGGCCATTGATGCTAGCTCGCAGCGTTATCAGTTAGATTTTTCTGCTGATGCTTTTATGCGTGAAATCAGCCGCGCGAGAACCTTTGGTTTTATGCGTGATATCGAATACTTACAATCACAAGGTTTATGTCTTGGTGGTAGTTTAGATTGTGCGATTGTGGTTGATGATTATCGTGTGTTAAATGAAGATGGTTTGCGTTTTGAAGACGAGTTTGTGCGTCATAAAATGCTGGATACCATCGGTGATTTATATATGTGTGGACACAACATTATTGGTGAAGTCACCGCTTATAAATCAGGCCACGCCTTAAACAATCAATTACTGCAAGCACTGCTGGCTAACCAACATGCATGGGAATTTGTGACCTTTGAAGATGAACAAAGTGTACCGTTAGCTTTAGGAACAAAAAGCTTAGTTCATGCTTAA
- the yfbR gene encoding 5'-deoxynucleotidase has protein sequence MKNSHFFAHLSRLKLISRWPLMRNVRTENVSEHSLQVAFVAHALAVIKNKKFAGQVDVQRVALLAMYHDASEVLTGDMPTPTKYYNPQITHEYKKIEKIAQQKLIDMLPDELRDDFRPYIDDDYYSDDEKHLVKQADALCAYLKTIEEMSAGNNEFKLAEQRLKKTLSERNSPEMDYFMHVFVPSFSLSLDEITLP, from the coding sequence ATGAAAAACAGCCATTTTTTTGCCCATTTATCTCGTCTTAAACTGATTAGCCGCTGGCCACTAATGCGTAATGTACGAACCGAGAATGTGTCCGAGCATAGCTTGCAAGTCGCTTTTGTCGCTCATGCCTTAGCCGTGATTAAAAATAAGAAGTTTGCCGGTCAGGTTGATGTGCAGCGGGTTGCGTTGCTGGCCATGTATCACGACGCTTCGGAAGTGCTTACCGGAGATATGCCAACGCCAACCAAATATTACAATCCACAAATTACCCATGAATATAAGAAAATCGAGAAAATCGCCCAGCAAAAATTGATTGATATGCTGCCTGATGAGCTACGCGATGATTTCCGGCCTTATATTGATGATGACTATTACAGTGACGATGAAAAGCATTTGGTTAAACAAGCGGATGCTTTATGTGCTTATCTTAAAACGATTGAAGAGATGAGTGCTGGTAACAATGAGTTTAAACTGGCCGAACAGCGTCTGAAGAAAACTCTCTCGGAACGCAATAGTCCAGAAATGGACTATTTTATGCACGTGTTTGTGCCAAGTTTTAGTCTGTCGCTGGATGAAATCACCTTACCGTAA
- the lexA gene encoding transcriptional repressor LexA translates to MKALTARQQQIYDLIKLHIAKTGMPPTRVEIANQLGFRSANAAEEHLKALARKGAIEMIAGSSRGIRLLLESDEAMEGLPLIGRVAAGSPILAQEHIESHYQVDPVLFKPSADFLLRVSGMSMKNIGILDGDLLAVHKTQDVRNGQVVVARIDDEVTVKRLERKGNKVRLIAENEEFMPIDVDLAEQEFAIEGLAVGVIRNATWM, encoded by the coding sequence ATGAAAGCCTTAACTGCACGCCAACAGCAGATCTATGATCTGATTAAATTGCATATTGCTAAAACCGGTATGCCACCAACACGGGTCGAAATTGCCAATCAACTCGGTTTTCGTTCAGCTAATGCTGCCGAAGAGCATCTCAAAGCCTTAGCCCGTAAAGGTGCTATCGAGATGATCGCCGGATCCTCCAGAGGGATTCGTCTGCTATTAGAAAGTGATGAAGCGATGGAGGGCTTACCGTTAATTGGCCGTGTCGCCGCAGGATCGCCGATTTTAGCCCAAGAGCACATTGAAAGTCATTATCAGGTCGATCCGGTGCTGTTTAAACCGAGTGCTGACTTTTTACTGCGCGTTAGCGGTATGTCAATGAAAAATATTGGTATTTTAGATGGTGACTTACTTGCGGTGCATAAAACTCAAGATGTACGTAATGGTCAGGTGGTTGTGGCGCGTATTGATGATGAAGTGACTGTTAAACGGCTTGAGCGTAAAGGCAATAAAGTCAGATTAATCGCTGAAAATGAAGAGTTTATGCCAATTGATGTGGATTTGGCTGAACAAGAGTTTGCTATCGAAGGCTTAGCGGTGGGTGTGATTCGTAATGCCACCTGGATGTAA